The Algoriphagus sanaruensis genome window below encodes:
- the gatB gene encoding Asp-tRNA(Asn)/Glu-tRNA(Gln) amidotransferase subunit GatB — protein sequence MLSEEVKDKYQLVVGLEVHAQLQTESKMFAADSTQFGNLPNRQVSVITLGHPGTLPKVNKKAVEFAIKMGLACQSSITRFTTFDRKNYFYPDLPKGYQITQDKAPICVGGIVPIILSDGSEKEIRLNRIHMEEDAGKSIHLAGETETLVDFNRAGTPLIEIVSEPDIRTSEEATAFLAEIKKLVKYLEICDGNMEEGSLRCDANVSIMLKGSSEYGKKVEVKNMNSFRNVARAIEHEFERQVELLEQGLPIISETRTFDANTGLTAGMRTKEDLNDYRYFPEPDLSPIVISEEWLNSAQSQMPSLPKELFHKFVDVYGLPAYDAAFLTEERDMAEWFEALCTKTTNYKAASNWMMGPIKSSLNDLALTMSSFPIHPEKIADLIAIIDEGKVSFTSASQRIYPELIQNPTESPADIAHRLNLIQESDEDSLKPIVAQVLAENAGKVAEFRSGKKGLMGMFMGEVMKKSKGKADPKVATQILTELLKS from the coding sequence ATGCTAAGCGAAGAAGTAAAAGATAAGTATCAGTTGGTGGTTGGGCTTGAAGTTCATGCCCAACTTCAAACTGAGAGTAAAATGTTTGCCGCAGATTCTACCCAGTTTGGAAACTTGCCCAATCGGCAGGTTTCTGTCATTACCTTAGGTCATCCGGGAACCCTTCCCAAAGTGAATAAAAAGGCGGTGGAATTTGCGATCAAAATGGGCTTAGCATGTCAATCAAGTATCACTCGATTTACCACTTTTGATCGAAAAAACTATTTCTATCCAGATCTTCCAAAAGGTTACCAAATCACGCAGGATAAGGCTCCAATTTGTGTCGGAGGAATAGTTCCGATCATCTTATCCGATGGTTCGGAAAAAGAAATCCGTCTTAATCGCATCCATATGGAGGAAGACGCTGGAAAGTCAATCCACTTGGCAGGCGAAACTGAAACCTTGGTAGATTTTAACCGGGCTGGAACACCTCTTATCGAGATTGTTTCTGAGCCGGATATCCGTACTTCTGAAGAAGCCACCGCATTTCTAGCAGAAATCAAAAAACTGGTGAAATACTTGGAGATTTGTGATGGAAATATGGAGGAAGGCTCATTACGCTGTGATGCCAATGTTTCCATCATGCTCAAAGGTTCTTCGGAATATGGGAAAAAGGTGGAGGTGAAAAACATGAACTCCTTCCGAAATGTAGCCCGAGCTATTGAACATGAGTTTGAGCGACAAGTTGAACTTCTTGAGCAAGGCTTGCCGATCATTTCAGAGACAAGAACGTTTGATGCAAATACAGGATTGACGGCAGGAATGCGGACTAAGGAAGATTTGAATGATTATAGGTACTTCCCTGAGCCTGATCTTAGTCCGATTGTCATCTCTGAAGAATGGCTGAACTCGGCACAATCTCAGATGCCATCTTTACCCAAGGAGCTCTTTCATAAGTTTGTCGATGTCTACGGTCTACCGGCCTATGATGCGGCTTTTTTGACAGAGGAGCGAGATATGGCGGAATGGTTTGAAGCACTTTGCACCAAAACAACAAATTATAAAGCTGCTTCCAACTGGATGATGGGGCCTATCAAATCTTCCTTGAATGATTTGGCTTTAACTATGAGTTCGTTCCCGATTCATCCTGAGAAAATTGCGGATTTGATTGCTATCATTGATGAGGGAAAAGTATCTTTCACAAGTGCTTCCCAGCGGATTTATCCCGAGCTGATTCAAAATCCAACTGAAAGTCCGGCAGATATTGCGCATCGGTTGAATTTGATCCAAGAAAGTGATGAAGATTCTCTGAAGCCAATTGTGGCCCAGGTTCTAGCAGAAAATGCTGGAAAAGTCGCTGAGTTCCGATCCGGTAAAAAAGGATTGATGGGGATGTTTATGGGGGAAGTCATGAAAAAATCCAAGGGTAAGGCTGATCCAAAGGTTGCAACTCAGATTTTAACGGAATTATTGAAAAGTTGA
- a CDS encoding TlpA disulfide reductase family protein, with the protein MKTRMLGVLVMSMMALFSCGGNGTKEEGKVQISGKIGNAPEGVVVLSQFTDSRPKVLDTLEVSANGEFSYSLEVTTPTFYELNLYGQRVVRLALLDEDVAVSYNFNEPSSLVIEGSRDSQEMLKLETLMEEYQVSVNQLNEKYYEAMSKNDSETIKAIQLEAMQLESQQADRVKETISSMGDSFASLAAVGLLNPKSDFPFIDDLISRLNDKYPGTISIMQMKQQLDEMRSLSVGQVAPDFELPTPNGDLVKLSDLRGKYVLIDFWAAWCKPCRAENPNVVRLYNQYKDKGFEVFGVSLDRSKEDWVKAIADDGLTWTQVSDLKYFNSLAAELYKIDAIPATYMLDPDGKIIAKDLRGPSLENKLAELFD; encoded by the coding sequence ATGAAAACACGCATGTTGGGAGTTTTAGTGATGTCCATGATGGCCCTATTTTCCTGCGGGGGAAATGGGACAAAAGAGGAAGGCAAGGTTCAGATTTCTGGAAAAATCGGAAATGCTCCGGAAGGAGTGGTGGTGCTTTCTCAATTTACTGACAGTCGTCCAAAGGTCTTAGATACCTTGGAGGTGTCAGCTAACGGAGAATTTTCCTATTCATTGGAAGTGACCACGCCGACTTTTTACGAATTAAATCTGTATGGTCAGCGAGTAGTTCGCTTGGCTTTGTTGGATGAGGATGTGGCTGTTTCTTACAATTTCAATGAGCCTTCCAGCTTGGTCATCGAAGGATCAAGGGATTCTCAGGAAATGCTAAAACTTGAGACATTGATGGAAGAATACCAAGTTTCGGTAAACCAGCTCAATGAGAAGTACTATGAAGCCATGAGCAAAAATGATTCGGAAACCATCAAGGCAATCCAACTTGAAGCCATGCAGTTGGAATCTCAGCAAGCTGATCGAGTTAAAGAAACCATTAGCAGCATGGGAGATTCCTTTGCGAGTTTGGCTGCAGTGGGCTTGCTCAATCCAAAAAGCGACTTTCCATTTATCGATGATCTGATCTCTAGATTAAATGATAAATATCCAGGTACGATCAGCATTATGCAGATGAAGCAGCAATTGGATGAGATGCGTTCCCTGTCTGTGGGTCAAGTAGCTCCTGATTTTGAATTACCTACTCCAAATGGTGATCTAGTAAAACTATCTGACTTAAGAGGTAAATATGTGCTGATTGACTTCTGGGCGGCTTGGTGTAAGCCTTGTAGAGCCGAGAACCCGAATGTCGTTCGTCTTTATAATCAATACAAGGACAAGGGATTTGAAGTGTTTGGCGTTTCCTTGGATCGCAGCAAAGAAGATTGGGTAAAAGCTATTGCTGATGATGGATTGACTTGGACTCAGGTTTCTGATTTGAAGTATTTTAATTCATTAGCTGCCGAGCTTTATAAAATTGATGCAATTCCAGCAACTTACATGTTGGATCCAGATGGAAAAATCATCGCAAAAGACCTTAGAGGTCCAAGCCTTGAAAATAAATTGGCTGAGTTATTTGATTAA
- a CDS encoding M14 family metallopeptidase: protein MQRHLLGLILGLFLSLQAFAQEEYFFPGEKFDPAIPSPSQFLGYPIGDWHTRYDLIVKYFEKLDQLSETAKLQTIGYTHEHRPKVILTIASSANMANLEQIRQKQLQLADPSQAMPDVASMPSIIHLGYGVHGNEPSSAEAAMLTAYWIMAAQSDLAKNIRANAVIHIDPTLNPDGRDRHSLWANSNKGFPAVADPLDREHNEAWPGGRTNHYWFDLNRDWLPLAHPESQVKVAWYHQWYPNVTTDFHEMGTNSTYFFEPTKPYGSENPVVPRKNYDDINPRFAKYFAKYMDQIGSLYWTKEVFDNSYPGYGSTYPDIHGGLGLVFETASSRGHIQSSQRGDITFAFTIRNHVVNSLATMEASIDNREYMHDYLREFFQSAVAEGAKDPAKNYVFGDEFDESRNRLFVQFLLDHKIKVYENTADLNLGGQSFKKGKSWVVPTSQPQYRMVRTMFEFEKEFADSVFYDASAWTMAAAYGMPFVAAPTAKAGNLVSEVKANSHTFPEGKAYAYLIDWSDYYAPKMLFELQKAGIHVESVHRPFSSQTQDGKVDFSAGTLMIPMGFQKMGTDEVTSKIKQLAAANSQKVYAVQTGLNLSGIDLGSNLVSAVQHPEVIMLVGTGVNSYEAGEIWNLLDQHLGMPITKVNMEQFGRVNLHAYNTLILPSGNYSSLSEGQINHLKDWVNRGGTIISMKNASLWLNRIGITNEEAVKLEGEKEPSSLPFNTRNDFEGAKEVGGSIYLAELDLTHPIAYGYHRKTLPVYRNTDIFIKPSSDKYLTPIKYTANPHLGGYISKTNLEKLKQSAGVVISSAGQGRVVHFFDSPNFRGTWFGTNKLFLNAIFHGNNMD, encoded by the coding sequence ATGCAAAGACATTTACTTGGTTTGATTTTAGGCTTATTTCTTTCCCTACAAGCCTTTGCACAGGAAGAATACTTCTTCCCAGGAGAAAAATTTGATCCAGCTATCCCTTCCCCTTCTCAGTTTCTAGGATACCCAATTGGGGATTGGCATACCCGGTATGACTTGATCGTGAAATACTTTGAAAAACTCGATCAACTCAGCGAAACAGCCAAACTCCAAACCATCGGTTATACCCACGAGCATCGTCCTAAAGTCATTTTGACGATTGCTTCTTCTGCCAACATGGCGAATCTGGAGCAAATCCGCCAAAAACAGCTTCAGCTTGCTGATCCTTCCCAAGCCATGCCAGATGTTGCCTCCATGCCTTCTATCATTCACCTTGGTTATGGTGTACATGGAAACGAACCTTCCTCTGCCGAGGCGGCAATGCTTACTGCTTATTGGATCATGGCTGCACAATCGGATTTGGCTAAAAATATCAGAGCGAACGCAGTAATCCATATTGATCCAACTTTAAATCCTGATGGACGAGACCGTCACAGCCTTTGGGCAAACTCCAATAAAGGATTCCCAGCGGTGGCTGATCCTTTGGATCGCGAACACAATGAAGCTTGGCCTGGAGGAAGAACAAACCATTATTGGTTTGATTTGAACCGAGATTGGCTTCCGCTTGCGCATCCTGAATCACAAGTTAAAGTTGCTTGGTACCATCAGTGGTATCCCAATGTGACTACCGATTTCCACGAAATGGGAACCAATAGCACCTACTTCTTTGAACCTACCAAGCCATATGGTTCAGAAAACCCAGTAGTTCCTCGCAAAAACTATGACGATATCAACCCACGTTTTGCGAAGTATTTTGCCAAATACATGGATCAAATCGGCAGCCTATACTGGACCAAGGAGGTCTTTGATAATAGCTATCCAGGCTACGGATCTACCTATCCTGATATTCATGGAGGACTAGGTTTGGTATTTGAGACGGCAAGTTCTCGCGGTCATATTCAAAGCAGCCAACGCGGAGATATCACTTTTGCCTTCACTATCCGAAATCATGTGGTCAATTCCCTAGCTACAATGGAAGCCTCTATCGACAATCGGGAGTACATGCATGATTATTTACGCGAATTCTTTCAATCTGCTGTTGCGGAAGGAGCTAAAGACCCCGCTAAAAACTATGTCTTCGGAGATGAATTTGACGAAAGTAGAAATAGGCTTTTTGTCCAGTTTTTATTGGATCATAAAATCAAAGTCTATGAAAATACAGCTGATCTAAATCTCGGAGGTCAATCCTTTAAAAAAGGAAAATCTTGGGTGGTACCAACGAGCCAGCCTCAATACCGCATGGTTCGCACCATGTTTGAATTTGAAAAGGAATTTGCGGATTCAGTTTTTTATGATGCCTCAGCTTGGACCATGGCCGCAGCTTACGGGATGCCATTCGTAGCAGCGCCTACCGCAAAAGCAGGAAATTTGGTTTCAGAAGTAAAAGCTAACTCTCATACATTTCCAGAAGGCAAAGCCTATGCATATTTGATTGACTGGTCTGATTATTATGCACCTAAAATGCTTTTTGAATTGCAAAAAGCAGGAATTCACGTCGAATCAGTTCACCGTCCATTTTCCTCTCAAACCCAAGATGGAAAAGTGGATTTCTCTGCAGGCACCTTGATGATCCCAATGGGATTTCAAAAAATGGGCACTGATGAAGTCACTTCTAAAATCAAGCAACTGGCGGCAGCAAATTCTCAAAAAGTATATGCTGTACAAACAGGTCTAAACCTAAGTGGTATCGATTTAGGTTCGAACCTAGTTTCTGCTGTACAGCATCCCGAAGTGATTATGCTTGTTGGAACAGGTGTCAATTCGTATGAAGCAGGTGAGATTTGGAATTTACTGGATCAGCATTTAGGCATGCCAATTACCAAAGTGAACATGGAGCAATTTGGCCGTGTCAATCTTCATGCTTACAATACCTTGATTTTACCATCTGGGAATTACAGTTCGCTTTCTGAAGGTCAGATCAACCATTTGAAGGATTGGGTCAATCGTGGTGGCACCATAATTTCTATGAAAAATGCCTCACTTTGGCTCAACCGAATTGGTATCACTAACGAGGAAGCGGTGAAGCTTGAAGGGGAAAAGGAACCCTCATCTCTGCCATTCAATACCCGAAATGACTTTGAAGGAGCCAAGGAAGTAGGTGGAAGTATTTATTTGGCCGAACTGGATTTAACTCATCCTATCGCCTATGGTTACCACCGAAAAACTCTCCCTGTGTATCGAAATACAGATATTTTCATAAAGCCATCTTCTGACAAATACCTGACTCCGATCAAATACACTGCGAATCCTCACTTGGGTGGTTACATTTCCAAAACTAATCTGGAGAAATTAAAGCAAAGCGCCGGCGTTGTTATTTCCTCTGCTGGTCAAGGTAGAGTGGTACATTTCTTCGATAGTCCAAATTTCAGAGGAACTTGGTTTGGCACAAACAAATTGTTTTTGAACGCCATTTTCCATGGAAACAACATGGACTAA
- a CDS encoding 3-keto-disaccharide hydrolase has protein sequence MKNLFSLAVVASGLMLSQLTFAQQTQTPPPIPPQATEFYTPVPPKITPGSQNNLPPSDAIVLFDGSSLNNFVSAKDGVSAAEWKIENGELVVVRGKGDIQSKLPFGDAQYHVEWSAPTEIVGEGQGRGNSGFFLMGMYEVQILDSYESKTYTNGQAGSIYKQYPPLVNPLRAPGEWNYYDIIFRAPRFDKNGILTSPATVTVLINGVVVQNNVILRGPTEYIGIPNYKAHAEELPIKLQDHGNPVRFRNIWVRPL, from the coding sequence ATGAAAAATCTGTTTTCGCTTGCCGTAGTTGCAAGTGGTCTGATGTTGAGTCAGCTAACCTTTGCCCAGCAAACTCAAACCCCTCCTCCAATTCCACCACAGGCGACCGAATTTTATACGCCAGTTCCTCCTAAAATTACTCCGGGAAGCCAAAATAACCTTCCCCCTTCAGACGCGATCGTTCTGTTTGATGGTTCAAGCTTGAATAATTTCGTTTCCGCAAAAGATGGCGTAAGTGCTGCTGAATGGAAAATTGAAAACGGGGAATTGGTAGTTGTTCGCGGAAAAGGCGATATCCAATCCAAACTTCCTTTTGGAGATGCTCAGTACCACGTAGAGTGGTCGGCTCCCACCGAAATCGTAGGAGAAGGTCAAGGTAGAGGCAATTCAGGATTCTTCTTGATGGGAATGTATGAGGTTCAAATCTTGGATAGCTACGAAAGTAAAACCTACACTAACGGACAAGCAGGTTCGATTTACAAGCAATATCCACCTTTGGTGAATCCGCTTAGAGCTCCTGGAGAGTGGAATTATTATGACATCATCTTTAGAGCTCCTCGATTTGACAAAAATGGCATTTTGACTTCACCTGCTACCGTAACTGTTTTAATCAATGGCGTGGTAGTTCAGAATAACGTGATCTTGAGAGGTCCTACTGAATACATTGGAATTCCAAATTACAAAGCTCATGCTGAGGAACTTCCGATCAAATTGCAGGATCATGGGAATCCAGTGCGATTCAGAAATATTTGGGTGAGGCCGTTGTAA
- a CDS encoding Gfo/Idh/MocA family protein, translating into MSSRRKFIQNTMLLGAGLSMPSVLTAADFGRFTRSIGPNDQINYGLIGCKGMGWSNMNAHLKIPQVNCVALCDIDQSVLDQRTEDVFKLRGTRPKQYRDYRKMLEDKDIDVVIIGTPDHWHCLNMVDAVSAGKHVYVEKPIANTIEECQIMVRAQERYGKVVQVGQWQRSGSQYDEAIQYVKSGKLGQIRLVKCWAYQGWMKPVPVVPDGPAPAGVDYDMWLGPAPKRPFNANRFHFNFRWFWDYAGGLMTDWGVHEIDIALYAMGVSAPKSVMASGGKFAYPDDASETPDTLQTVYEYEGFNMLWEHATGIDGGNYGTTEGIAFIGNNATLVVNRGGWKVIPETENVDGQRKPKVEEVPHTRPSGPSALDLHAVNFVEAVTANDPKLLKCAIQTGSVAAINAQMGNIAYKTGKKVYWDAAKNMFTDSDANQLMKANYHNGWQVPKV; encoded by the coding sequence ATGTCTTCAAGAAGAAAATTTATACAAAATACCATGCTCCTAGGAGCAGGACTGAGCATGCCAAGTGTGCTCACAGCGGCTGATTTCGGCCGTTTTACACGATCAATCGGTCCCAATGATCAAATCAATTATGGATTAATTGGATGCAAAGGAATGGGCTGGTCCAACATGAACGCACATCTAAAAATCCCTCAGGTGAATTGTGTGGCACTTTGTGATATTGATCAAAGTGTGCTTGACCAGCGAACCGAGGATGTTTTCAAGTTGAGAGGTACACGTCCTAAGCAGTATCGAGACTACCGCAAAATGCTGGAAGATAAAGATATTGATGTGGTCATCATCGGTACTCCGGATCATTGGCATTGTTTGAATATGGTGGATGCCGTTTCTGCAGGAAAGCATGTCTATGTAGAAAAGCCCATTGCCAATACGATTGAAGAATGCCAAATCATGGTTAGAGCCCAAGAACGGTATGGAAAAGTCGTTCAAGTTGGTCAATGGCAGCGATCCGGCTCCCAATACGATGAAGCCATTCAATATGTAAAATCAGGGAAACTAGGCCAAATTCGATTAGTCAAATGCTGGGCTTATCAGGGTTGGATGAAGCCAGTTCCTGTTGTTCCGGACGGACCAGCGCCCGCAGGAGTCGATTACGATATGTGGCTAGGACCTGCACCCAAGCGTCCGTTTAATGCCAACCGATTCCATTTCAATTTCCGTTGGTTTTGGGATTATGCCGGAGGTTTAATGACAGACTGGGGAGTACATGAGATCGATATTGCCTTGTATGCCATGGGTGTAAGTGCACCAAAATCAGTGATGGCTTCTGGGGGTAAATTCGCTTATCCTGACGATGCTTCAGAAACTCCAGATACCTTGCAGACGGTGTATGAATACGAAGGATTCAATATGCTTTGGGAACATGCCACAGGTATTGATGGAGGAAATTACGGAACTACAGAAGGTATCGCATTCATTGGTAATAACGCCACCTTGGTCGTCAACCGAGGAGGCTGGAAAGTAATTCCTGAAACAGAAAATGTGGATGGACAGCGCAAGCCAAAAGTAGAGGAAGTTCCTCATACTCGTCCTTCTGGACCAAGTGCTTTAGATCTCCATGCTGTGAATTTTGTCGAAGCTGTTACCGCCAACGATCCGAAGTTGCTCAAATGTGCCATTCAGACCGGTTCAGTAGCCGCGATCAATGCTCAGATGGGAAATATTGCGTATAAGACAGGCAAAAAAGTCTATTGGGATGCTGCCAAAAATATGTTTACCGATTCAGATGCAAATCAGTTGATGAAGGCAAACTATCACAATGGATGGCAGGTGCCGAAGGTGTAA
- a CDS encoding M14 family metallopeptidase, protein MKSPQLAVILFLLITFSACKSVVQWEGQGPIQLIETVDRPISIQKKQSWDVGNGIFLSNQFDGARLNEAERVNDTLVRVILLPENEPINPSPWYAFKLWSNHSQDFWIEFNYAGKGFHRYYPKISLDGERFENADSSRFFQPFHEKGRPEKAFLKVSASRDTLWIAAQDLVGTHHAEVWKNELLRHPFVSKSKIGESAQGRSLEMLKIGEADDSKMVMAISMQHPPEIPGYLALKGFVETICGDTRLAKKFRQKYNTYVLPMMNPDGVANGHWRHNAGGIDTNRDWVNLNQPETKALTDFMKNKVEETGGKFYFAADFHATWEDIFYTMNEDLQGNSPGLVPKVIKASSKKIKGYHPNIRPGEGNQRGVTSSSYFFFEHGAESMTFEVGDNTPRPLIRKKGELTAQMLMKFLLKED, encoded by the coding sequence ATGAAATCCCCTCAACTCGCTGTTATCCTTTTTCTTCTGATCACATTTTCGGCCTGTAAATCCGTTGTTCAGTGGGAAGGCCAAGGCCCAATTCAACTAATAGAAACCGTAGATAGACCTATTTCTATTCAAAAGAAACAAAGTTGGGACGTCGGAAATGGGATTTTTCTTTCCAACCAATTTGATGGAGCAAGACTCAATGAAGCGGAGAGGGTAAACGACACCTTGGTTCGAGTGATTCTTTTGCCAGAAAATGAACCGATTAATCCTAGTCCATGGTATGCATTTAAACTTTGGTCTAATCACTCCCAAGATTTTTGGATTGAGTTTAACTATGCTGGAAAGGGTTTTCATCGTTACTATCCGAAAATCAGTTTAGACGGGGAACGCTTCGAGAATGCGGATTCAAGTCGGTTTTTTCAACCATTCCATGAAAAAGGCAGACCAGAAAAAGCATTTTTGAAAGTTAGTGCATCGAGAGATACGCTGTGGATTGCCGCGCAGGATTTGGTGGGCACGCATCATGCGGAGGTTTGGAAAAACGAATTGCTGCGTCATCCATTTGTTTCAAAATCAAAAATTGGGGAAAGTGCTCAAGGGCGAAGTTTAGAGATGTTGAAAATTGGTGAGGCGGATGATTCAAAAATGGTGATGGCTATTTCTATGCAGCATCCTCCTGAAATCCCAGGGTACCTTGCATTGAAGGGATTTGTAGAGACCATTTGTGGAGATACACGGCTTGCCAAAAAGTTTCGTCAAAAATACAATACCTATGTGTTGCCTATGATGAATCCAGACGGAGTAGCAAATGGACACTGGAGACATAATGCAGGAGGAATTGACACGAATCGAGATTGGGTTAATTTGAATCAGCCGGAAACCAAAGCGTTGACAGATTTTATGAAAAATAAGGTCGAAGAAACTGGGGGTAAGTTTTACTTTGCTGCTGATTTTCATGCCACTTGGGAAGATATTTTTTACACGATGAATGAGGACCTTCAAGGGAATTCTCCCGGTTTAGTTCCGAAAGTGATCAAAGCTTCCTCCAAAAAAATAAAAGGGTATCATCCCAATATTCGCCCCGGAGAAGGAAATCAGCGAGGGGTTACTTCCAGTTCCTATTTCTTTTTTGAACACGGAGCTGAATCCATGACTTTTGAAGTTGGGGATAATACGCCTCGACCACTTATTCGAAAAAAGGGGGAGTTGACTGCGCAAATGCTCATGAAGTTTTTGCTCAAAGAAGATTAG
- a CDS encoding TldD/PmbA family protein: MKRRDFIHLSGLGLGAMMVPSLAAFSKPVAAEHLMMSGMDAAAKKLLADVALNTARGLGATYTDVRIGRYLQQFLFTREKNVQGITNAESFGVGIRVIANGTWGFSATSDVTPDGIKKCAETAVAIAKANSKLQDEPVELAPVKSYGEVSWKTPIQKNAMEVPVKDKIDLLLSVNNAALDNGAAFVNSALFMVNEQKYFASTDGSYIDQDIHRIWPNFTVTAVNRQEGVFRSRQALSAPMGMGYEYLDGLASEKFMNPAGFNSYRNSYDMVEDAIGAANQAKQKLSAKSVLPGKYDLMLDPDHLGLTIHESVGHPLELDRVLGYEANYAGTSFATLDKWETKNFKYGSDLVNIVADKVQPHSLGNVGWDDEGVKSKEWDLIKNGVLVNYQAIRDQAKIINEPESHGCCFADNWSSVQFQRMPNVSLRPGTEKMSPHDMIKNIEKGIYILGRGSYSIDQQRYNFQFGGQLFYEIKNGEIAGMLEDVAYQSNTQEFWNSCSAICDKDDYRLFGSFFDGKGQPSQVSAVSHGSSTTRFDGVNVINTGRSI; this comes from the coding sequence TTGAAGAGAAGAGATTTTATTCATCTTTCAGGCTTGGGCTTGGGGGCTATGATGGTTCCCAGTCTTGCAGCCTTTAGCAAGCCGGTTGCTGCCGAGCATCTCATGATGTCTGGCATGGACGCCGCGGCTAAAAAACTACTCGCGGATGTGGCCTTAAATACGGCAAGAGGTCTTGGAGCTACTTATACCGATGTTCGAATCGGAAGATACTTGCAGCAATTCCTTTTCACACGGGAGAAAAATGTCCAAGGAATTACCAATGCTGAATCATTTGGCGTCGGGATCCGAGTGATTGCAAATGGAACTTGGGGATTTTCTGCGACTTCTGACGTTACTCCTGATGGAATTAAGAAGTGCGCTGAAACGGCAGTTGCTATTGCTAAAGCTAACTCCAAACTTCAGGATGAGCCTGTTGAATTGGCTCCTGTGAAGTCCTACGGAGAGGTAAGCTGGAAAACTCCGATCCAAAAAAATGCGATGGAAGTGCCAGTAAAAGACAAAATTGATCTTTTGCTTTCTGTTAATAATGCGGCACTTGATAATGGAGCTGCATTTGTCAATTCAGCTCTTTTTATGGTCAATGAGCAAAAATATTTTGCTTCTACTGATGGCTCTTACATCGATCAGGATATTCACAGGATCTGGCCAAACTTCACCGTAACAGCAGTAAACCGACAAGAAGGAGTTTTCCGATCTCGTCAGGCCTTGAGTGCTCCAATGGGTATGGGCTATGAATATTTGGACGGATTGGCTTCCGAAAAATTCATGAATCCTGCTGGATTTAATAGCTATAGAAATAGCTATGACATGGTTGAGGATGCCATAGGAGCAGCAAACCAAGCAAAACAAAAGCTTTCTGCTAAATCAGTGCTTCCTGGAAAATATGATTTGATGCTTGATCCTGATCACTTGGGATTGACCATTCACGAATCTGTGGGACACCCACTGGAGCTTGATCGTGTGCTAGGATACGAGGCAAACTATGCTGGGACTAGCTTTGCAACGCTTGACAAATGGGAGACTAAAAACTTCAAATATGGATCCGATCTAGTCAATATTGTTGCGGATAAAGTACAGCCTCATTCCTTAGGAAATGTAGGTTGGGACGATGAAGGAGTAAAATCCAAAGAGTGGGATTTGATCAAAAATGGGGTTTTGGTGAATTATCAGGCTATTCGTGATCAAGCCAAAATTATCAACGAACCAGAATCTCATGGTTGCTGCTTCGCCGATAACTGGAGCTCGGTTCAGTTTCAGCGAATGCCAAATGTCTCCCTTCGTCCAGGAACAGAAAAAATGAGCCCGCATGATATGATCAAGAATATCGAGAAAGGAATTTACATCCTGGGAAGAGGTTCCTATTCCATTGATCAGCAGCGATACAATTTCCAGTTTGGTGGACAGCTTTTCTATGAAATCAAAAATGGAGAGATCGCCGGAATGCTTGAGGATGTTGCCTATCAGTCCAACACCCAAGAATTTTGGAACAGTTGCTCAGCCATTTGTGACAAAGATGATTACCGATTGTTCGGATCATTCTTTGATGGAAAAGGACAACCTTCTCAAGTTTCTGCTGTGTCCCATGGCAGTTCGACTACCCGATTTGACGGAGTCAATGTAATCAACACAGGTAGATCCATTTAA